Proteins encoded within one genomic window of Flavobacterium gilvum:
- a CDS encoding TetR/AcrR family transcriptional regulator, translated as MKQKIILKSNEMFLKHGFKSVTMDDIANEMAISKKTIYQHFENKIDLIEATTQYLFETISCGVDEIYAMDKNPIEELFIIKDFVLNKLKDESTSAIYQLQKFYPQIHKKLMAGQFDKMGDCVIENLQKGIKQGLFRPQINSEIIARLYFAGMSNLKDAELFDPKKFSPTTVQETYLEYHLRSICTEKGLTILEHFLNPTQS; from the coding sequence ATGAAACAAAAAATTATACTAAAATCAAACGAAATGTTTCTCAAACACGGTTTTAAAAGCGTGACAATGGATGATATTGCAAATGAAATGGCAATTTCGAAAAAAACAATATACCAACATTTTGAGAACAAAATCGACCTGATTGAAGCAACAACACAATACTTATTTGAAACTATTTCCTGTGGTGTAGATGAAATTTATGCTATGGACAAAAATCCAATCGAGGAACTGTTTATCATCAAGGATTTTGTTTTGAACAAATTAAAAGACGAAAGCACATCGGCCATTTATCAATTGCAGAAATTTTATCCGCAAATTCACAAAAAACTGATGGCGGGGCAATTTGACAAAATGGGTGATTGTGTGATAGAAAATTTGCAAAAAGGGATTAAGCAAGGTTTGTTCAGACCTCAGATAAATTCTGAAATTATTGCCCGCCTCTATTTTGCTGGAATGTCAAATCTAAAGGATGCTGAACTTTTTGACCCAAAAAAATTCAGCCCGACAACTGTTCAGGAAACGTATTTAGAATATCATCTCAGATCAATTTGTACCGAAAAAGGCTTAACCATATTAGAACATTTTTTAAACCCAACCCAATCATGA
- a CDS encoding YceI family protein, with protein sequence MENEWSIDSNESDVLIKSRHSLIGYMPGTKNNFKGHVAIQNDEVEDASIEFSLNVNDKPIHANPENKDPKFNYLFNEEETPVIKFKSTSFEKINKNLNFLKGFLTIKNVTKVVELDTEFIGYNNYNGVQKASFEVTGNFNRKEFGLSTNHHLDGHPIGRDIKLIANLEFSH encoded by the coding sequence ATGGAAAACGAATGGTCAATTGATTCGAACGAATCAGACGTACTAATAAAATCAAGACATTCCCTTATAGGATATATGCCGGGCACCAAGAACAATTTCAAAGGACATGTAGCCATTCAAAATGACGAAGTGGAAGACGCTTCGATTGAGTTTTCTTTGAATGTAAATGATAAACCAATCCACGCAAATCCCGAAAATAAGGACCCGAAATTCAACTATCTTTTTAATGAAGAGGAAACTCCAGTTATTAAATTCAAATCCACTTCTTTTGAAAAAATTAACAAAAACCTCAATTTCCTAAAAGGCTTTCTTACTATCAAAAATGTTACCAAAGTCGTAGAATTAGACACTGAATTCATTGGATATAACAATTACAATGGCGTTCAGAAAGCTTCATTTGAGGTTACCGGAAATTTCAACCGCAAGGAATTCGGCCTCAGCACCAATCATCATCTCGATGGACATCCAATTGGTAGAGATATAAAACTTATTGCCAATTTGGAATTTTCTCATTAA
- a CDS encoding polyprenyl synthetase family protein: MHAIHQYQEFFISYLENQSFNREPQNLYRPIDYILGLGGKRMRPVLTLMAAEVFDTDYIKALPAAMAVEVFHNFSLVHDDIMDDAPLRRGNETVHEKWNVNTGILSGDAMLILAYQYFEQYEPEVFRDLAKLFSKTALEVCEGQQWDVDFETRKDVTIPEYLKMIEYKTAVLVAAAMKMGAIIARTSETEANLIYDFGLNLGLAFQLQDDYLDAFGDPATFGKQVGGDIIENKKTYLYLKALEFSTPEKALELEKLFTLQLDDNTEKIETAKAIFNQSGASKATQEAIEKFTFKAFETLEKLNIELSKKEMLRTFGENLMGRKV, from the coding sequence ATGCACGCTATTCATCAGTATCAGGAATTTTTTATTAGCTATTTAGAAAATCAGTCATTCAATAGAGAACCCCAAAATTTATATCGGCCTATAGATTATATCTTAGGCTTGGGAGGAAAAAGAATGCGACCCGTTTTGACTTTGATGGCAGCCGAAGTTTTTGATACTGATTATATAAAAGCGCTTCCAGCAGCAATGGCTGTTGAGGTTTTTCATAATTTTTCGCTAGTTCACGATGATATCATGGATGACGCGCCTTTGCGAAGAGGCAATGAGACTGTTCACGAAAAATGGAATGTCAATACCGGAATCCTTTCTGGAGATGCGATGCTGATTTTGGCGTATCAATATTTTGAGCAATATGAGCCAGAAGTTTTTAGGGATTTAGCAAAATTGTTTAGTAAAACAGCTCTCGAAGTATGCGAAGGCCAACAATGGGACGTTGATTTTGAAACCCGAAAAGACGTAACCATTCCGGAATATCTCAAAATGATTGAGTACAAAACGGCTGTTTTGGTGGCGGCTGCAATGAAAATGGGTGCTATTATCGCCCGTACTTCAGAAACGGAAGCTAATTTGATTTACGATTTCGGACTTAATTTAGGATTGGCTTTCCAGTTGCAGGATGATTATCTGGACGCTTTTGGCGATCCAGCAACTTTTGGAAAACAAGTTGGTGGAGATATTATTGAGAATAAAAAAACCTATTTGTATCTCAAAGCATTGGAGTTTTCGACTCCCGAAAAAGCGTTGGAACTAGAAAAATTATTCACTTTGCAATTAGACGATAATACCGAGAAAATAGAAACCGCAAAAGCTATTTTTAACCAATCAGGTGCTTCTAAAGCGACTCAGGAAGCTATAGAAAAATTTACTTTTAAGGCATTTGAAACCTTGGAAAAGTTGAATATAGAACTTTCAAAAAAGGAAATGCTAAGAACTTTTGGTGAAAACCTTATGGGCAGGAAAGTGTAG
- a CDS encoding acyltransferase family protein, which translates to MTTTPIIPAVLKGKKHFEILDGLRGVAAVAVVFFHFLEFSVPDYVDNWIAHSYLAVDFFFCLSGFVIAYAYDSRVKEIGTLNFFKLRLIRLQPLVFIGAFIGLLTFVFDPFSSLYGQYGIKETLLMFLSSAFMIPYPLITERYFNLFHFNPPTWSLFWEYIANIFYAIILFKLHKKALWLFTIVAAILLVYVGHHYENLAVGFGGDNFFGGGARIFYSFLVGILAFRSKWIIKSNLNFTSLSILLAVAFFIPFIKDLNWIIDTVIVLFYFPFLLALGAGIDVSKKAKGICKFSGEISYPLYMIHYLFLWLFLSYVEANKPTLMTMHSIMVIGVLLLIAFAHLILKFVDIPVRNFLKNKMR; encoded by the coding sequence ATGACAACAACTCCGATCATTCCTGCTGTTTTAAAGGGTAAAAAACATTTTGAAATTTTAGATGGACTCAGAGGTGTGGCGGCTGTGGCAGTTGTCTTCTTTCATTTCTTAGAATTTTCAGTTCCGGATTATGTCGATAACTGGATTGCACATAGCTACCTTGCGGTTGATTTCTTTTTCTGTCTTTCGGGCTTTGTAATTGCATATGCCTATGATAGCAGGGTTAAGGAAATCGGAACGCTAAATTTCTTTAAATTAAGATTAATTAGGTTGCAGCCATTAGTTTTTATTGGCGCGTTTATAGGATTACTGACTTTTGTTTTTGACCCATTTAGTTCACTTTATGGGCAATATGGCATTAAGGAAACCCTATTGATGTTTCTTTCGTCAGCCTTTATGATTCCTTATCCGTTGATAACAGAACGTTATTTTAACTTATTTCATTTTAATCCCCCAACATGGTCTTTATTTTGGGAATATATTGCCAATATTTTTTATGCAATCATTCTGTTTAAACTGCACAAAAAAGCACTTTGGTTGTTTACTATAGTAGCCGCTATTCTGCTAGTTTATGTTGGTCATCATTATGAAAATCTTGCTGTTGGCTTTGGTGGTGATAATTTCTTTGGTGGTGGTGCTCGTATATTTTATTCTTTTTTGGTTGGAATATTAGCTTTTAGAAGCAAATGGATCATTAAGTCTAACCTTAATTTTACAAGTTTAAGCATTCTATTGGCCGTTGCTTTTTTTATTCCATTTATAAAAGATCTAAATTGGATTATAGATACAGTGATAGTATTATTTTATTTTCCTTTTTTACTAGCATTAGGAGCTGGAATTGATGTATCAAAAAAAGCAAAAGGAATTTGTAAATTCTCTGGAGAAATATCGTATCCCTTGTATATGATCCACTACCTATTTTTATGGTTGTTTTTAAGTTATGTCGAAGCAAACAAACCCACTTTGATGACAATGCACAGTATAATGGTTATAGGGGTACTACTTTTAATAGCATTTGCCCATTTGATATTAAAATTTGTTGATATCCCCGTCCGTAATTTTTTGAAGAATAAAATGCGTTAA
- a CDS encoding leucine-rich repeat domain-containing protein, whose product MKKIVFLLFYSSVFAQYTTIPDRNFERKLIEIGVDNVLDGKVQTDSISTLTVLNISGSNIKDLTGISDFKNLKKLICFNNQLTSLDISQNSQLTIVDCSTNKISILKATENRALVELDCSGNTISRLELFKNPNLEKLDCSGNKLIYLDLKSCRRLRDMNASYNLLRDVDLRNKNSGFTSDMGIVDLRINKKGVIVRMDWISGLTVMCDQDYVCLRN is encoded by the coding sequence ATGAAAAAAATAGTATTTCTTTTGTTTTATTCTTCTGTTTTTGCCCAATACACAACTATTCCAGATCGCAATTTCGAAAGAAAATTGATCGAAATAGGAGTTGACAATGTTTTAGACGGAAAGGTTCAAACCGATTCAATTTCTACACTCACAGTTTTGAATATAAGCGGATCAAACATAAAGGACTTAACCGGAATAAGCGATTTTAAAAATTTGAAAAAATTAATTTGCTTTAACAACCAACTAACATCACTTGACATTTCACAAAATTCGCAATTAACAATAGTAGACTGTTCCACAAATAAAATATCGATATTAAAAGCGACAGAAAATAGAGCATTAGTCGAATTGGATTGTTCAGGAAACACCATTTCGAGACTTGAATTATTTAAAAATCCTAATTTAGAAAAATTGGATTGTTCGGGTAACAAACTGATTTACCTCGACTTAAAGAGTTGCCGTCGATTACGTGACATGAACGCTTCTTATAATTTATTAAGAGATGTTGATCTTAGAAACAAGAACTCAGGATTCACAAGCGACATGGGTATTGTAGATCTTAGAATCAACAAAAAAGGAGTAATAGTGCGAATGGACTGGATTTCGGGTTTAACCGTTATGTGTGATCAAGATTATGTTTGCTTACGTAATTAA
- a CDS encoding 2-oxoglutarate dehydrogenase E1 component, with protein sequence MDRFSFLNAAHTEFFAQLYDQYLENPDSVEPSWRSFFQGFDFGMTTYNDENPVQQIVEVASGNADCSLVSDKLQKEFKVLRLIDGYRSRGHLFTRTNPVRDRRKSSPTLDIENFGLTTADLSTVFDAAQAIGSKPSTLQEIIARLQAIYCQHIGVEYMYIRNPGVVKWIQDKLGVNNNQPNFSTEEKKNILNKLNQAVSFENFLHTKYVGQKRFSLEGGESIIPALDALIEKAAEKGVEQFVMGMAHRGRLNVLANIFGKSTQDIFGEFDGKDYDQEYFDGDVKYHLGLTADKKTRTGKSININLAPNPSHLETVGAVIEGITRAKQDKYFADDFSKVLPIAVHGDAAIAGQGILYEIIQMSLLDGYKTGGTIHIVINNQVGFTTNYLDARSSTYCTDVAKVTLSPVLHVNADDAEAVVHAMSFALDYRMEFGRDVFIDLLGYRKYGHNEGDEPRFTQPVLYKIIAKHQNPRDIYAEKLLAERVIDATYVNALEKEYKLDLEQNLEASRKKDLTIITPFMQNEWKGFEQVSNDVMLQKVDTAVEKSTLDSIIKTVSSLPSDKKFISKITKIVTDRKSVYDNNAIDWGTAETLAYGSLLTEGFDVRVSGQDVERGTFSHRHAVVKVEDSEEEVILLDNIENKKGNFRIYNSFLSEYGVLGFDYGYALANPNSLTIWEAQFGDFSNGAQIMIDQYISCGEDKWNNQNGLVMLLPHGYEGQGAEHSSARMERYLQLCARHNMYVADCTTPANFFHLLRRQMKTTFRKPLVVFSPKSLLRDPRCVSPVEDFTSGHFQETIDDNTVNKKDVKTLVFCTGKFYYDITAEREKNGRNDVAVVRIEQLFPFPVDQIKEIIAKYPNADDYVWAQEEPKNMGAYSFMLMNFDLVKWRLASLKAYSAPASGSYTRAKRRHADAMRMVFDKNLFR encoded by the coding sequence ATGGATAGGTTTTCATTTTTAAACGCAGCACATACAGAATTTTTTGCACAATTATACGATCAGTACTTAGAGAACCCAGATAGCGTAGAACCAAGTTGGAGAAGTTTTTTTCAAGGTTTTGACTTTGGAATGACTACTTACAATGATGAAAACCCTGTTCAGCAAATTGTTGAAGTGGCTTCTGGTAACGCAGACTGTAGTTTGGTTTCGGACAAATTACAGAAAGAATTCAAAGTATTGAGATTGATAGACGGATATCGTTCTAGAGGGCATTTGTTTACTAGAACCAATCCGGTTCGTGACCGTAGAAAAAGTTCTCCAACTTTAGATATCGAAAATTTTGGATTGACAACAGCCGATCTTTCTACAGTTTTTGATGCAGCACAGGCAATCGGAAGCAAGCCAAGTACTTTGCAGGAAATTATAGCGCGTCTTCAGGCAATATATTGTCAACATATTGGAGTTGAGTATATGTATATCCGTAATCCTGGCGTTGTAAAATGGATTCAGGATAAATTGGGTGTTAACAATAATCAGCCTAATTTTTCTACAGAAGAGAAAAAGAATATTTTAAATAAATTGAATCAAGCGGTTTCTTTTGAGAACTTTTTGCATACTAAATACGTAGGGCAAAAACGTTTTTCATTGGAAGGTGGAGAATCAATTATCCCAGCTTTGGATGCTTTAATTGAAAAAGCGGCCGAAAAAGGAGTGGAGCAGTTCGTGATGGGAATGGCTCACCGTGGTCGTTTGAACGTTTTGGCTAATATTTTTGGAAAATCGACTCAAGATATTTTTGGTGAATTTGACGGTAAAGATTACGATCAGGAATATTTTGACGGCGACGTAAAATACCATTTAGGTCTTACTGCCGATAAAAAAACCAGAACAGGAAAAAGCATCAATATCAATTTGGCACCAAACCCTTCTCACTTAGAAACTGTAGGAGCGGTAATTGAAGGAATCACCAGAGCAAAACAAGATAAATATTTTGCCGATGATTTCTCAAAAGTTTTACCTATTGCCGTTCACGGTGATGCTGCAATCGCAGGTCAGGGAATTTTGTATGAAATCATTCAAATGTCCTTGCTTGACGGATACAAAACTGGCGGAACAATCCATATTGTAATCAACAATCAAGTTGGTTTTACAACTAACTATCTTGACGCTCGTTCATCTACTTATTGTACAGATGTTGCCAAAGTAACACTTTCGCCGGTATTGCACGTAAATGCTGATGATGCCGAGGCTGTTGTTCACGCAATGTCTTTTGCGTTGGATTACAGAATGGAATTTGGACGTGACGTATTCATCGATTTGTTAGGATACAGAAAATATGGTCATAACGAAGGTGATGAGCCTCGTTTTACTCAGCCGGTTTTATATAAAATCATTGCAAAACATCAAAATCCAAGAGACATTTATGCTGAGAAATTATTGGCAGAACGAGTTATCGATGCCACTTATGTAAATGCTTTGGAAAAAGAATATAAATTAGATCTTGAGCAGAATTTAGAAGCTTCTCGTAAAAAAGATTTGACAATTATTACTCCATTTATGCAAAATGAATGGAAAGGATTTGAGCAGGTTTCAAATGATGTAATGTTGCAAAAAGTAGATACAGCTGTTGAAAAATCAACTTTGGATTCTATTATAAAAACAGTTTCAAGTTTACCATCTGATAAAAAATTCATTAGCAAAATAACAAAAATTGTTACTGACAGAAAATCGGTATATGATAATAATGCTATTGATTGGGGAACTGCAGAAACATTGGCTTATGGTTCATTATTGACTGAAGGTTTCGATGTGCGTGTTTCAGGTCAGGATGTTGAGCGTGGAACTTTCTCTCACCGTCACGCTGTTGTGAAAGTTGAAGATTCTGAAGAAGAGGTAATCTTATTGGACAATATCGAAAACAAAAAAGGGAATTTTAGAATTTATAACTCTTTCTTGTCAGAATATGGAGTACTAGGATTTGATTATGGATATGCATTGGCAAATCCAAATTCCTTGACAATTTGGGAAGCACAGTTTGGTGATTTCTCAAATGGAGCCCAAATTATGATTGACCAATATATTTCTTGTGGTGAAGATAAATGGAACAACCAAAACGGATTGGTAATGTTATTGCCTCACGGATACGAAGGGCAAGGAGCAGAGCACTCATCGGCTAGAATGGAGCGTTACTTACAATTATGTGCCCGTCACAATATGTATGTTGCTGATTGTACAACGCCGGCGAACTTCTTCCACTTGTTGAGAAGACAAATGAAAACTACCTTCCGTAAGCCGCTTGTTGTGTTTTCGCCAAAAAGTTTGTTGCGTGATCCAAGATGCGTATCTCCAGTTGAAGATTTTACTTCCGGACATTTCCAGGAGACAATCGATGATAACACAGTAAACAAAAAAGACGTAAAAACATTGGTTTTCTGTACGGGTAAATTCTATTATGACATTACCGCAGAACGTGAGAAAAACGGGCGTAACGACGTTGCGGTGGTGCGTATCGAACAATTGTTCCCTTTCCCAGTTGATCAAATCAAAGAAATCATTGCCAAATATCCAAATGCCGACGACTATGTTTGGGCTCAGGAAGAACCTAAAAACATGGGAGCTTACAGCTTTATGTTAATGAATTTTGACCTTGTAAAATGGAGATTGGCTTCGTTAAAAGCATATTCTGCTCCTGCATCAGGAAGTTACACTCGTGCAAAACGTCGTCACGCAGATGCTATGAGAATGGTATTTGATAAAAATTTATTTAGATAA
- the odhB gene encoding 2-oxoglutarate dehydrogenase complex dihydrolipoyllysine-residue succinyltransferase gives MILEMKVPSPGESIKEVEIATWLVKDGDYVEKDQAIAEVDSDKATLELPAEVSGIITLKAEEGDTVAVGAVVCLIDTDGAKPAGAAPVAEAAKPVEAPKAEVKAEAPKAAPAPASYAAGTPSPAAKKILDEKNIAPSSVTGTGKAGRITKDDAVNAVPSMGTPTGGNRGVERTKLSMLRRKVAERLVSAKNETAMLTTFNEVNMTPINLIRNEYKDAFKAKHGGLGLGFMSFFTKAVTRALQLYPDVNSMMDGDHKLGFDFCDISIAVSGPKGLMVPVVRNAENLTFRGIEAEIKRLALRARDGQITVDDMTGGTFTITNGGVFGSMLSTPIINPPQSGILGMHNIIERPIAVNGKVEIHPMMYVALSYDHRIIDGRESVGFLVAVKEALENPLELLMGGNAKKALEL, from the coding sequence ATGATTTTAGAAATGAAAGTCCCATCACCAGGGGAATCAATCAAAGAAGTTGAAATTGCAACTTGGTTAGTAAAAGATGGAGATTATGTAGAAAAAGACCAGGCAATTGCTGAGGTTGATTCTGACAAAGCAACTCTTGAATTACCAGCAGAAGTAAGTGGAATTATTACGCTAAAAGCGGAAGAAGGAGATACAGTTGCAGTAGGTGCAGTTGTTTGTCTTATCGATACAGATGGTGCAAAACCAGCAGGTGCAGCACCAGTTGCTGAGGCTGCAAAACCAGTTGAAGCTCCAAAAGCAGAAGTAAAAGCAGAAGCTCCAAAAGCGGCTCCAGCTCCAGCTTCGTATGCTGCGGGAACGCCATCTCCAGCTGCCAAAAAAATATTGGATGAAAAAAATATCGCTCCATCTTCGGTTACAGGAACTGGAAAAGCGGGAAGAATTACCAAAGACGATGCTGTAAATGCCGTACCTTCTATGGGAACTCCTACAGGTGGAAACCGTGGTGTTGAAAGAACTAAATTGTCAATGTTGCGTCGTAAAGTGGCTGAAAGATTAGTTTCTGCCAAAAACGAAACGGCTATGTTGACTACTTTCAACGAGGTAAACATGACGCCAATCAACTTGATTCGTAATGAATACAAAGATGCTTTCAAAGCAAAACATGGCGGACTTGGTTTAGGTTTCATGTCTTTCTTTACAAAAGCGGTTACAAGAGCTTTGCAATTGTACCCTGATGTAAACTCTATGATGGACGGTGACCACAAACTTGGATTTGATTTCTGTGATATTTCAATTGCGGTTTCTGGACCAAAAGGATTAATGGTACCTGTTGTTCGTAATGCTGAAAACCTGACTTTCCGTGGAATTGAGGCTGAAATCAAAAGATTGGCTTTGAGAGCCCGTGATGGACAAATCACTGTTGATGATATGACAGGAGGAACATTTACTATTACAAACGGTGGTGTTTTCGGAAGTATGTTGTCTACACCAATTATCAACCCTCCACAGTCTGGAATACTTGGAATGCACAACATTATCGAGCGTCCGATTGCTGTAAACGGTAAAGTGGAAATACACCCAATGATGTATGTGGCGCTTTCTTATGACCACAGAATTATCGATGGACGTGAGTCTGTTGGTTTCTTGGTTGCTGTGAAAGAAGCGTTGGAAAACCCATTGGAATTATTGATGGGCGGAAATGCTAAAAAAGCATTGGAACTATAA
- a CDS encoding retropepsin-like aspartic protease: protein MKNLHEKLKKVDYKKIKFKVTKTQHLLIKAKINGVKGNFILDTGASNSCVGFESIATFMLKAENSKTQASGAGATGMFTQMASGNKLQLGKWKNKNLDLVIFDLSHVNDALGHYKVKPVHGIIGADILMQGKGIIDYYNHCLYLK from the coding sequence ATGAAAAATTTGCACGAAAAATTAAAAAAGGTTGATTATAAAAAAATCAAGTTCAAAGTCACCAAGACACAACACCTTTTAATCAAGGCAAAAATCAATGGTGTAAAAGGAAATTTCATACTGGATACAGGCGCATCCAACAGTTGTGTTGGGTTTGAAAGCATTGCAACTTTTATGCTAAAAGCCGAAAATTCTAAAACTCAAGCTTCTGGTGCCGGAGCAACTGGAATGTTTACCCAAATGGCTTCTGGAAACAAACTGCAATTGGGCAAATGGAAAAACAAAAACCTTGACCTTGTAATCTTCGATTTATCGCACGTAAACGACGCTTTGGGGCATTACAAAGTAAAACCGGTGCATGGCATCATTGGAGCCGATATTTTGATGCAGGGCAAAGGGATTATCGATTATTACAATCATTGTTTGTATTTGAAATAA
- a CDS encoding TatD family hydrolase: METKATLTDTHTHLYSEEFDVDRNEMMQRAINNGVSRFFVPAIDSSCTQSMYDLEHDYPNNVFLMMGLHPTYVKDNYLDELQHVENELSKRKFVAIGEIGIDLYWDKTHLAEQQFAFRKQIQLAKQYKLPIVIHCREAFDEIFEILEEEKSPELFGIFHCFTGTYEQALQAISYNMKLGIGGVVTFKNGKIDQFLGQIDLKHVVLETDSPYLAPIPYRGKRNESSYLVNVVDKLAQIYGLSANEIAAVTTDNSAKIFSI; encoded by the coding sequence TTGGAAACAAAGGCAACACTTACTGATACCCACACTCATTTATACTCGGAAGAATTTGATGTGGACCGAAACGAAATGATGCAACGCGCCATTAATAATGGTGTTTCCCGTTTTTTTGTTCCGGCGATTGATTCTAGCTGTACCCAAAGTATGTACGACTTGGAACATGATTATCCTAATAATGTGTTCCTGATGATGGGTTTGCATCCTACTTATGTAAAGGATAATTATTTGGATGAATTGCAACATGTTGAAAATGAATTATCCAAAAGAAAGTTTGTGGCCATTGGCGAAATTGGGATTGATTTGTATTGGGACAAAACACATTTGGCCGAACAACAATTTGCCTTCCGAAAGCAGATTCAATTAGCTAAACAATACAAACTTCCTATTGTGATACATTGTCGTGAGGCTTTTGATGAAATTTTCGAAATTCTAGAAGAAGAAAAATCACCCGAATTATTTGGGATTTTTCACTGCTTTACTGGAACCTATGAGCAGGCTTTACAGGCTATATCGTACAATATGAAATTGGGGATAGGCGGAGTGGTAACCTTCAAAAACGGAAAAATAGATCAATTTTTGGGTCAAATAGATTTAAAACATGTTGTTTTGGAAACAGATTCCCCTTATTTGGCTCCGATTCCATATCGTGGCAAACGAAACGAAAGTAGTTATCTAGTGAATGTTGTCGATAAATTGGCTCAGATTTATGGCCTTTCGGCAAATGAAATAGCGGCGGTAACAACCGACAATTCTGCTAAAATATTCAGTATTTAA
- a CDS encoding 1-acyl-sn-glycerol-3-phosphate acyltransferase — MNKFDAIRFFYESEVNDGILKVIDHPMMKGLMNFCFPGQDDEIWKEQLRKTHSIRDFQCNFIYYGVQQVLEKSSEGLTTSGFEKLEKNTAYLFMSNHRDIVLDTTLLNASLFEHGLEMTSSAIGDNLVHKPFLKILAKLNRNFLVQRGLSPRELLGSSKLLSEYMCQLLLHENRSVWIAQREGRTKDGNDETNPGVLKMIAMGSDEPNVMDYFKKIKIVPVSISYEYDPTDALKMPQLLAEANNEIYKKEKNEDFKTLLSGIIGQKKRIHIHVGDILDKEIDDIIANVDTTNKQVQALAQVIDDSILSNYHLWTTNFIAYDILNGSNRFSHLYTENEKMLFERRLELRIDHEHPVAKQGFLDMYANPVVNKLKYVNEL, encoded by the coding sequence ATGAATAAATTTGATGCGATAAGGTTTTTTTATGAGTCTGAGGTAAACGATGGCATATTAAAAGTAATTGACCATCCGATGATGAAAGGTTTAATGAACTTTTGTTTTCCGGGCCAAGACGATGAAATTTGGAAAGAACAGCTTCGAAAAACTCATTCTATTCGTGATTTTCAGTGCAACTTTATTTATTATGGAGTGCAACAGGTGTTGGAGAAAAGTTCCGAAGGTTTAACCACATCCGGTTTTGAAAAATTAGAAAAAAACACCGCTTATCTTTTTATGTCCAATCATAGGGATATTGTTTTGGATACTACTTTGCTCAATGCTTCTTTGTTTGAACATGGCCTGGAAATGACGTCATCGGCCATTGGCGACAATTTGGTTCACAAACCATTTTTAAAAATATTGGCAAAACTAAATAGGAATTTTTTGGTACAACGTGGGTTGTCTCCAAGAGAATTGCTAGGTAGTTCCAAATTGCTGTCTGAATATATGTGTCAGTTGTTGCTGCACGAAAACCGTTCGGTTTGGATTGCGCAACGCGAAGGGAGAACCAAAGACGGAAACGATGAAACAAATCCTGGGGTTTTGAAAATGATTGCAATGGGATCTGACGAACCTAATGTAATGGATTATTTTAAGAAAATTAAAATTGTTCCAGTTTCCATTTCCTACGAATATGATCCAACCGATGCCTTAAAAATGCCGCAATTATTGGCGGAAGCCAATAATGAAATCTATAAAAAAGAAAAAAATGAAGATTTCAAGACTTTGTTAAGCGGAATCATTGGACAAAAGAAAAGAATCCACATACATGTTGGCGATATTCTGGACAAGGAAATTGATGATATTATTGCAAATGTAGATACTACGAATAAGCAGGTGCAAGCATTGGCACAAGTAATTGATGATTCTATTTTGAGTAATTACCACTTGTGGACAACCAATTTTATTGCATATGATATTTTGAACGGATCAAATCGTTTTTCTCATTTGTATACAGAAAATGAAAAAATGCTTTTTGAACGACGATTAGAGTTACGAATCGATCACGAGCATCCGGTTGCCAAGCAAGGGTTTTTGGATATGTATGCCAACCCGGTTGTCAATAAACTGAAATATGTTAATGAACTCTAA